Proteins from a genomic interval of Panthera uncia isolate 11264 chromosome C1 unlocalized genomic scaffold, Puncia_PCG_1.0 HiC_scaffold_4, whole genome shotgun sequence:
- the KCND3 gene encoding potassium voltage-gated channel subfamily D member 3: MAAGVAAWLPFARAAAIGWMPVANCPMPLAPADKNKRQDELIVLNVSGRRFQTWRTTLERYPDTLLGSTEKEFFFNEDTKEYFFDRDPEVFRCVLNFYRTGKLHYPRYECISAYDDELAFYGILPEIIGDCCYEEYKDRKRENAERLMDDNDSENNQESMPSLSFRQTMWRAFENPHTSTLALVFYYVTGFFIAVSVITNVVETVPCGTVPGSKELPCGERYSVAFFCLDTACVMIFTVEYLLRLFAAPSRYRFIRSVMSIIDVVAIMPYYIGLVMTNNEDVSGAFVTLRVFRVFRIFKFSRHSQGLRILGYTLKSCASELGFLLFSLTMAIIIFATVMFYAEKGSSASKFTSIPASFWYTIVTMTTLG, translated from the coding sequence ATGGCGGCAGGAGTGGCAGCCTGGCTGCCTTTTGCGCGGGCGGCGGCCATCGGGTGGATGCCAGTGGCCAACTGCCCCATGCCCCTCGCCCCTGCCGACAAGAACAAGCGGCAGGATGAACTGATCGTCCTCAACGTGAGCGGCCGGAGGTTCCAGACCTGGCGGACCACGCTGGAGCGCTACCCGGACACGCTGCTGGGCAGCACGGAGAAGGAGTTCTTCTTCAATGAGGACACCAAGGAGTACTTCTTTGACCGGGACCCAGAGGTGTTCCGGTGCGTCCTCAACTTCTACCGCACGGGGAAGCTGCACTACCCGCGCTACGAGTGCATCTCGGCCTACGACGATGAGCTGGCTTTCTATGGCATCCTCCCGGAGATCATCGGAGACTGCTGTTACGAGGAGTACAAGGACCGCAAGAGGGAGAACGCCGAGCGGCTCATGGACGACAACGACTCGGAGAACAACCAGGAGTCCATGCCTTCGCTCAGCTTCCGCCAGACCATGTGGCGGGCCTTCGAGAACCCGCACACCAGCACACTGGCCTTGGTCTTCTACTACGTGACTGGCTTCTTCATTGCCGTGTCGGTCATCACCAACGTGGTGGAGACGGTGCCGTGCGGCACGGTGCCCGGGAGCAAGGAGCTGCCCTGTGGAGAGCGCTACTCGGTGGCCTTCTTCTGCCTGGACACTGCCTGCGTCATGATCTTCACCGTGGAGTACCTCCTCCGGCTCTTCGCGGCGCCCAGCCGCTACCGCTTCATCCGCAGCGTCATGAGCATCATCGACGTGGTGGCCATCATGCCGTACTACATCGGCCTGGTCATGACCAACAATGAGGACGTGTCCGGTGCCTTTGTCACGCTCCGGGTCTTCCGCGTCTTCAGGATCTTCAAGTTCTCGCGCCACTCCCAGGGCTTGCGGATCCTGGGCTACACGCTCAAGAGCTGTGCCTCCGAACTcggctttctcctcttctccctcaccATGGCCATCATCATCTTTGCCACTGTGATGTTTTACGCGGAGAAGGGCTCCTCTGCCAGCAAGTTCACGAGCATTCCTGCCTCTTTTTGGTACACCATTGTCACCATGACCACACTGGGGTAA